acatggtgaaaccccgtctctactaacaatacaaaaattagctgggttggtggcacatgcctgtaatcctagctactcaggaggctgaggcacaagaacccgggaggcagaggtcgcagtgagccaagattgcaccgctgcactccagcctgggtgaccgagtgagactctgtctcaaaaacaaacaaaacaaaacaaaaaataagagtttGCATGAGAGTGTAGATGAGACAGGACCAGCCAGGTATCAGGCTGGAGGACAGGCACACAGACTGTGCCGTGTGATTCTGTCCACCCCGCACTGTGTGAAGTATTCCATTTTGGAAGAAAAGGGGTGAAGAGCATGGCTGTGGAGCACTTCTTGGTTTTCAGGTCACAGAGTCGCACCCATTTCCTACTTACTGACTCACGTGAAACCACAGTGTTGGCtggctttgaaaaatatttgattttttttcagtcctGGTTCACTCATTCCCTTCTAAAAACCACCTACCATACCGATACATTCAGTTCCAcgcaacaaatgtttattgagcatctactatgtgctgggaCCATGCTAAGCATCCAAGGTGCGTCagtgaagaaaacacagaaagaccGGCGGCCCACACAAAGGTTACATTCAAGTCGGTTGAAACATAAACCATAAAATATAGATATGTTATAATAAATAGATATTATACGCTTTGTTAGAAATTGGTAAGTGCAAGGAAAACAATATAAGGTATGGGGCATGGGAGTGAGGTGAGTTGCATTTTCCTACAGGGAGGTCAGCGtaggcctcactgagaaggtgacattgaCCAGATGTCAACCAGGCAAAGGAGCAAGGCATGAGAGCACCTGCGGAAAGGGCACTTCCGGCAGAAAGGACAGCCAGCGCCAAGGCCGACGGGCATGGGCAGATAAGGGTAAGGGGGCCACTGTGGCTGGAACAGACTGCTGTTCAGAAACAACAGGCCAGAGTGAGCGAGCAAAGGGATGCGATTAGGGAATCACAGGCAGACAATGGTATGAAGCATGTGGCTTTTATCCTTAATATCCCTGGCGATGGGAAACCACAgttttgagcagagaagtgagATTTTGAAAGGATCACTCTGGATGCTGCTGGGAAGAGACTAAAGGATGCAGCGATGGAAGCCTGGGGAGGGTCTGGAGGTGGCTGCACGAATGCAGGTGAGAGGCGATGCAACTTGGACAAGGGTGGTCACAGTGGAGGGGCGGGAGGCAGCTGGCTCCTGGAGATAATTTGAAGGTAGTTCCCACAGTCTTTCCTGATGCACCAGATGGGAGAGGAGTCAGAATGGCTCCAGGGCTTCCCACTTGAGCTGCAGGAAGATGGAGTGGCCGTTACCTGAGACGGGAACGGCTGCAGATGGGGTGGATGTGGGGCAGTTAATCAGAAGGTCAGTGTTGGATTTGTTCACTATGGGAAATCAGGTAGGCAGTGGATTGAAGAGCAAGAAAGAGTTCTACATGGGAGATAAATGGAAACATCATCAacatatttaaagccatgagacagGGTGGGCCCCTCAGAGGACTGGGTATAAGCAGGGAAGAAAGGGGGCCCCAGGCAGAGCCCAGGAACCTCCAGCACGGCACGGTCAGAGCAAAGAGAAGGAGCAAGCAGAGGAGATGGAAAAGGCGGGCAGCAAGGAGAAGGGAGACCAAGAGCACCCGGCGTCCTAGAAGCTGGTGATGAGGACTCGCCATGTCAAGCAGGATGAGAACGAGAACTGCCCACAGGACCCAGCCACAGCAGGTCGTGGGTGCCTGCGAAGGGCCATCTGGGTGGAGTGAGGGTGCAAAAGTCTGATGAGACGGCAtttgggaaagaagagaaggattaGGATGAGGCAACAGACAAGTAAAACTCTCGTGCGGGGTTCCACCAGAAACGCAACAGGATGGGGCAGTGGGAGGGGAAGAGGGTCAGGGAAGGGGTTGGGGAAGGTGATGGTTGTTTCTGGTTGGGTGGGAAATGGCAGTGTGTCTGTGCGCTTACGGGATGATCCAGCAGAGGGGACAGCAGGTGGCAGGACGAGAGTGAGCTGCATCAGGAGTTGTGGAAGAAGAGCTGGAGTCAGTCCAATAGCAGGGGTTCTGGTGCCACGGGGGCCAAGCGGCTCCTGCCACAGTCACAGGAGAAGGCAGAGTACAGGGGTCTGGGGGCTGGGGGATAGGTGTGTGTGGTTGGGGGAGTCTGAGGAGGCGCCCCAGAGAGGCAGTGGGAGCAGCCAATGCAATGAACTCCTGCAGTTCATCAgcaggtggctggggaggccacagggcaGCTTAGGGTCACCCCGTTTCTACCACTTTTCACCTATGTAACCTCGAATGAGTTTTTtgccctctctctctgcctcagtttcctaatctgtaaaccTGAGCAACTGGGGGTCCCTGCCCTCGGAAAACTCATTGACAGCATGTAGATGAGGCAATACCTATGCAGCCCCTAGCTCAGCATCTGCCCATCAGAATCCCTCCTCTCTGGGTGCCTGCGGTGAAGCCCCGGCCCGGCCAACCTGGGCCTCTCCAGTCCCATTCTGGAGCTAGCACTGGGTGTTCCTGGGGAAGCACCGCTTGGCCTCCTCATTCACGCTTTCACGTCGTTCCTCACTCTCACATGCAGACAGACAGCACCATGAAATCCATGCTGAGCTGGAACCCGCCTTCTGCAACAAACTAGCTGGGAAGGTCCTGGCAAGTTGTTAGGTCTCTCTGGGCCTCGATTGCATCTCACATAAAAGAGGAGGCAGGACTGAATGAGCTCTAAGGTTCCTTCAAGTTCTAGATTCATGTAATAATGTCTTCCTCAAGAAAAAGAATTAGTCATTGTGTAAAGAaatacacacctgtaatcccaactacacactggctgaggcaggaggcttgttTGAGGCTCgttgagttcaaggctgcagcgagatcaggccactacactccagcctgggtgacagggtgagaccctgtcagaaaaaaagaaaagaaaagaagaggggaggggacaggaggggaggggaaacaATGGGGAAAACAATGGGTCTCAGAGAAAATCCTTTAAGCACACACAGAAGCAGTAGACAGAGCCCACACCTGTCCTCATTTGTCCCTGGAGCTGTGAGCCGACGCTATGAAGACCAGACCCAAAGCCAGTCACACAGAGGCAGCAGCTGGACGGGCCTCGCCGACTGAGACCAGTggccacacagacacacacctgaCAAGACAGACCATGAAACACAGACCCAGGCCTACTGCCTGGTCTTCTTCGGCAGACGACTTCTCCCTCAAAGCACAGTCATCTTCACAATGAGAGGCAGCCCATCCTATGGAACTGAGGGGCGTGGCTCTTAAATTTGGGCTTCAAAAGACAAGCTCAGTCCCTGATTTTTTCCACCTGAGAAGGAGGCTTTTCTGAACATGACCCAGTGCGTTCAGAGCGGCCAGGATGAGGAAACACGTCTACAAAGCAGCAGCATAATCCAGACACAAGAAATGGTATGCAAAATAGGATATCAGACGGACTTTTGCAACTGAACATGGTCAAAACCATTTTGCAGCAAGTAACTTTTCCTGAGTTCAAGTAGGAGTTGAGTCCAACATTTATATGTGACACAGCCATGTGAGGCCTCTTCTCTGAGTACAAAGTAAAGTGtggtaaagtaaaaaaaaaaaaatcatttctataaTTAGGAGCAAGATTACTTTGCATGTCACATGACCGtggctgaatgggcaaaacctctTACAAAGAAGTGCCCTGGTTTCACACAACCCTGCAAAACAGGCTCGCACAAACCTCTGGGTGGGAGGTAGCGGAATAAACTGAAGGCTAAACACCAAACCACGAAGTTCAGTTGTTACTCGGCCAAATGAGAAATTCAGTGAAGATGAGCTTGGCTCAggcttgggaagtggaggcaggacCACCCCTGCCTCACCAGGGTCCACTTTGGGGCTCTGTGTCCGAAAGGTCCTTGAGAGCATCTTGACTGGACTCCAGCTGAATTCCCAGAAAGCTCCCAGAATCCCGCATGAAACATATCCGAGTTCAACTGTCCTTTGGTTTGAACTGAGAGCCCTAAAGTGCTCCTGGGGCAGTGGCTGGTCCCCATTGATCGAAAACAAGGGACAGTTGGGGTGAAGAAACGAGAGAGCAGCAGATGGCTCAGAAGTGACATGCTGCTCACCAGCGAGGTCAGCAGTGTGGGCAGCCTGTACAGCAGGTCAGACTGCAGTGGTTTCTGAgcctaatttatacatttataagaaCTCTGTCCAGAGCTGGGCGTTCCTCAGCATGTGAAGTGCATCCACTGCGAGGACATTTCCTGGGATGAAACTTGGGTTGTGTTGAGTACCGAGCCAGTAACATGGACTCGGTCCCAGCTACGTCCAGTCCCGTGAATGAAGGAGCTGCGGTGAATTTGGTCATCCCAGGCTTAGCTCTAAAAAGCACACGGATTGGGAGCTGAGGTGGAGGGGACTCTGGATAGGGACGGAAGGATGCCGGCTCGGAGACCTCATCATCACTGTCCCCTCCTAAGGGAGGCAGCACACGGGAGTGATTCAAGTCAGGGGCTGCCCACCAGATTCTGAAAGTGCTCGATTTTCATTCCTGCTCCTATGTCTACTGGCTGTGAGCCTTGGGACAAGTTCCTGTACCTCTCGCAGCTGCTgcttccttacctgtaaaattgGGATGGTAACACCCATCGTGTCATAGGATACTAACCCCTGAAATGCGAAAATCCAGGTGTACGTCAAACACTTAGTATAGAGACTGTGCGTGCCCAAGAGACAGGGTGCCTATTATTGCCTGGATCACTAGGTGGGAACTAATCAGTGGCTTCATGGACACCGACATTCTGGCGTGGATTTCAGCACTAAAGAACGGCATCCTCTGTCCCACCCCCTCTTCCAAAATCTTGTAAACACTATCCACACAGGTTATCTGAAACTTGTCTGGATGTGCCTCTGGGCTCCTCTCAGACAGGCGGACAATCTTTCTCCTGGGAATTCTCTAGAGCCTGCCAGTAGTCCAGGAGAGCCTGGGGCTTGACGAAGTGGCAGGCCACGATCCTCCTGAAGCGGCACACAGAGAAGCGTAAGCCCTCTGGGAAAAAGGTCTGCTGGGAGTGGAGCTCCTCCAATCTGATGTTCAGCCTTTCGAGGCAGAGCCCCACAAACACGTCTTCCAGTTTAATGTATGGGACGCTGTTGGAGACATTGTACACCTGACTCGCCACGTCGCCAGAAAACGCATAGGCAGTGCCAGAGCAGAATGGTGGGTACCTGTCCCATGGATATTCAGATTTGCTGACAAACCACTTACTGAATGGTTGCCTGATGGGAAACTCATTGAGTTTCAAGAAGCCAGTGAAAAACCTGgtggttctgtttttcttcagAAGCAGTTCGGTCAGATAGTCAACATTGATGAACATGTCTGAGTCTGTTTTCATCACAAATGCTGCCTGAGGACAAAAGCGATGGACCCATTCCATGCCCATCATGGTCTTCAGGGTCAAATTGTAATAGACGTCTAGGAAATCCTTCTGGATAATGTCGTTGTGTCGCTGGCTCTCCTGGTCCACCTCTTTTGTTTCTGCCGCATTGCTGGTGGTCCCCAGGAGGAAGAACGTCTTCAGCTGCTTTCCCTTCACCATTCTCTCTTTCCCCCACGTCTGCCGGATGGCCATGCGCTCAGCCAACTGTTTGTGGGATGAGGTCACTAGCAGGACAAGGAAGGGGGGTGTCTGACTGCAGTTTGTATCTGGGAGCTTAAGGAAGTGCCTGTCCTCTTTCTTGTAAGTAAAGGACTGTTCTTTGAAAGGATTCAGATTGTACATGCTAAAATACCAACAAAGAGCCCCCAGAACCAGAAGGCAAATATACATCAATCTCATCTTCGGGCAAGCCATCTGAAAGGAACAAAATCCAATGATTAGACCTCAAAAGCATGAGGATGTGTCTAGTTTCATgctagaaggctgaggtgggagaggagaCCCGTGTTTTGGAAACTCTAGAACCTCGCTGAATACAGAAGTCGGGTGCTGCATGGTTAAACAGTAAAGCACAGAGGTCTGACATCTGCCAGCATCTGTCACTTCATGCTGTAAGATAAAAAGCTCAGAGATTCTGGGCATTGGTCCCAGCTCTGCAGCCCTTAACCTATGGGAGTCACCGATTGCCTGTCTGTAGGGATATGGGACCAGGTCCCTCACTCACTCCCCCAGCTCTGCCGTTCTCTGACTCCATGATGAAGCGCAGCAAAACAAGCTGCGGGTCTGGAAACCACGCTTGCATTCTTCTCTGATCTAATTAAGCAGCATTCCTGCTCCCCAAAAAAAGCAAGTCCAGGGTTCTGATGTGCACAAGTACCTTCAAATTCCGTCTCTgccagaattattattattattattttttttacattactTTTTACAGTCTCTGATCTGATTCTCTCCTCTTCTGCCCACCCGTCTCTGCTATCCTCGGCAAGTTCAGGATCATCCGTGGTAATGTTATAACATTAAGAAAGCGTACAACTCACTTTTTGCTGGATAAGAGGACCCTCCGGTTTGAAAGCTAAAGCCACAGTGTAAATGCCAGGAGgaaatttgtttcaaagaactgTCAGTGTAGAATGCTTCACAATTATCAGGTTATGGGGTTGGTTTGTTTACCAAAAATGATGATTATGTCAGGAATCactacggaaaaaaaaaaaaaaaaaaaagagtgtcatTCAAATCAATCGTGCCTTACCAGCAGGCCTTCACAATTTGCCGTGTCTGTAGTGTCACTTTCCAACCTACTTATGTGACTCTGAGCACGCATGTGAGCCCCCATCgcagcctcacttttctcatggGTATGATCAAGGCAAACAACGTCCACAACAGTAACAATATGCCAATCCCCTAGAATCCTTCAAGCCTAGAAAGTTAAGATAGGACCTAGCAGCTTTTTAAAGAGACACGGTAAACTCATAAATTAGAGTCTCACTTCTCATCCTGATAACTTACCTTATTTACATAACAGAGTCTGTAGGTAATGCTGAGAGAATTTAATACAGAGAATAAATCCATTTCTTAACACAATAGCggcactttaaaaatgtcatcctGGGTGAGAGGACAGAAAGGACagcaagaaatgaaaatgaaagagtgAAAAGCGGAGTTGGTTtgggcttttaaattttatttcagagaccagatgtcactctgtctcccaggctggagcacagtagcacaatcatagctcactacagccttgaactcctgggctcaagcaatcctcctgcctcagcctctcaagtagctgtgatcacaggtgcatgccgccacactcttctaattttgtattttttgtagacatggggtctcactatgttgcccaggctagtctcaaactcctgggctcacgcagtcccctgcctcggcctcccaaagcactgggattacaagggcacgccactgtgcccagccaagagctGGTGATTTTGATGGCCAAAAGAGCACCTCAAAATTTCACTGTTAAAATTCTGTTCTAAATATATTCACCAAAAGCAACATGAAATAACAATGGAGCTTTCTAGAACCAGCTCGCTCTCCAGAGACTTCTTTCCTGGAGGCAAACTACCGGCTCTGCTTGGCACCCCTGGGGAGTTTCTGGTCAGTTCCTGTCCCCAGAAACTTCAGAgaaatcacagcagaaggcaaggaggagaccAGAACTTGTCTGAACTGGTGCTCCAGGTGGCTgcaaagtttctttcttttctttctttccttccttctttccttcctttctttacttttctttctctttctttccttctctttctctctctttctctctgtctgtctttctttctttc
Above is a genomic segment from Macaca thibetana thibetana isolate TM-01 chromosome 3, ASM2454274v1, whole genome shotgun sequence containing:
- the B3GALT5 gene encoding beta-1,3-galactosyltransferase 5 — protein: MACPKMRLMYICLLVLGALCWYFSMYNLNPFKEQSFTYKKEDRHFLKLPDTNCSQTPPFLVLLVTSSHKQLAERMAIRQTWGKERMVKGKQLKTFFLLGTTSNAAETKEVDQESQRHNDIIQKDFLDVYYNLTLKTMMGMEWVHRFCPQAAFVMKTDSDMFINVDYLTELLLKKNRTTRFFTGFLKLNEFPIRQPFSKWFVSKSEYPWDRYPPFCSGTAYAFSGDVASQVYNVSNSVPYIKLEDVFVGLCLERLNIRLEELHSQQTFFPEGLRFSVCRFRRIVACHFVKPQALLDYWQALENSQEKDCPPV